The DNA region TGAGCTCGTTCTTTAGCTGCTCCACCTGTGTGACGAGGCTGGTCTTCTCATGCTCCAGAACGTGCTTCAGCTGAACACGTTTGTAGCGGCAGGATTGTGCATAGCCGCGGTTTTTCAGGGTTCGGCGCTTCTGCTTCAGACGCATCACGTCGTCCTTGGTCAGACCCCTCAAGTGCCGATTGAGCTCCCTCACTGACATAGACACCAGCTGGTCGTCCGAGAAGGCGCTCTCCACGTTGAGTCGTCTGTCGTGGCGATTCTGCTGATGGAGGTGGTGCGCACTTAGCTGCGAGTCGGGTGAGTGCGGAGCCGAGCAGTCGAGGTCGTGCTTGTTGTGGTTATATTGATTTTGGCCGTGCATATCTTGCATATCAGGGGGACCCGAGAGTGCGTCGGGTTGACGGTTAAGTCCAGGGTACTGCTGGGCATGGCCGTTGAGGTTATGTGCCGCCCCGTACCCTTCGAATTCCGCTTGGAGAGCCTGTTGGTGACCGTGTGGAGTGGGTTGGTGCCCGTGGACTGTGTTACCGATGAGGGCCTCCACTGCATCCTCAGGTGTCAGGCCAAAAGTGTTGGGATACATTTGCTGAGAATAACCTCCAGTGCTGGGTGTCCAGTAAAGATCATCATCAGGGTTCCTCTGCTCATCCGGATAATAACTCGGCGATGAGGGCACCGAACTGCAAGGGGTGCTGACCGGGGTGGAGGAGACTGAGTCTGGTCTCTGGAGCTCGCTACACGGCCCAAAGAATGAGCGGTCTATCCCCTGCATTGTCTCCTTCTTCACATCAAACTTCATCAAGTCGAACTCACTGACATAACCCAAAGGGTTTTTGGGAAGACCCAGATTTGTATGCGATTCGGCGGTCATTCTTTTCTGGATCTATTTGTCTTGGCCACTTCCAAGGGTCACAAAACTCAATTCTCTCATGCAGTCTTTTGCAACAATTTCACTATTGATAAGACGTTTTATACAATCAGTAAATCCGTCAAATGAAATCTACAGTGAAAATACGCGTGCGCAAAAATTGAAAGAAACCCGTCCTCTTCACTCAAAAGTTTAGAAACACATACAGTAGCCTATTAATCGGACAGAAGAAAAGTGCTCTGAGTCCACGGCGGGGCCAAGAGCTCTTTGCATGTGTGTAGCGCTACTGGTTTATGCTTGCGAGCACACTTTCTTCATAAAGAACCGTTGCATGATGTCACACGGTATAGACTACACCTCCATGCTCCTCTCCAATAAAAAGACGGCGAGAAGGGCAATTTGCATAATAGCTGATGTATGTGTTTTGACAATCCAACAGAGGTTGAATGTAGAATGGTGCCCACATTTTTTACATAGACCTGCAGACGTATTGTACACGTTTTCTAGGCTACTGTGGCCTACTTCTTTCTTTAATTTGTGCATACGTTTCTCTTTCTTTCACACTTTCCCTTGCCAATTGATGTATTAAAAGTGTTTATTGTGAAAGACCATCTAGGAACTGATGCTGGAATGAAAAGCATCTGAGGACTAAATAGGCTATGTTAATTATGTGGCATATATGTCCAGGGATATATTGTAGTCAATAGGGTGAGTAAATAAACATTTAGTCGCCCTAAATGACCATCTGACTTTCCATATAATTAACATAAAAGCATCACGGTTTAAAAATCACAATTATATTTGGACAACGGTGCAAAAACATAATTCAGAATTCTAATCGAGCTGTTGTGCATTTTGAATAATCCAACACCACCCATAATAAACAAATAGCCTATCCTCTCTCTAATCCATGAGTAGTCCattgaaaatacatttttatattccTCTTGCATGTGTTATTATTTAATTTCTCCTTATATTATATGAAAAGCACAAAGGGTTGATCATAGAGCTAGAAATAGGCTAATTCTAAATAACTGTATTTCTATGGGGTTTCTCCTTAGTTGGTAGCCAAATATTATATGGATCTATGCTGACCCCTTGAGGTGATATGAGGTAAAACTTCATTCTTGCCTGTCTCAGAGTATACTGAACTGTGAATGAAAGCTAGTGTGGTATTATTGTCTGATAGCTACCCTGTTATTTTTTCATGAAAAACAATGTGTATATTGGCTTTTTTATAATGACCTTGCCAAAAGAATGTACAGAGTATGCACAGTAGCCTATACCAAGTAAGTATGATAATGGTGGCTTGTGATTTCCTCAGCATATCACATATTGTACTTTCTTGTagccttctctccctctgtttgtgtgtgtgtgtttatagatAACATCTATCCCACCTGGTCAGAGGGTGCTGCTGGGCACTGGTTATTTAGTAAACATACAGGCTTCTAATGAAATGAGTAGTTTTTTCAGACCAGTGACAGTAAAGGAACATGGATAAAATGGACATTAACAGAAAATCAATGGCCAGACTGCACAAGGCTAAAGTTATGATTGCTGGAGAACAACTgaggtatgagagagagagagagagagagagagagagagagagagagagagagagattggcttTCTTTATGGTTATGCTACCTGTTGAAACATACTGTGTGGAAATCCGACAAGCTCCTTccatttttttacatttctttCAGATATAGTAGTTCGCATATTTCCTTCAGCTGATCTTCCAATTTAATGTAAACATTTAATTATAAGAGATACAATATATCATATAGAAATGTCAACTGAAACTGATTCAATTCATGTTTGAATATATTTCTTAATGTGCCCTTGTCCACTTATAGTCATTATAGCTGCTTTATTCAAAGTTTTACCTCATTGCAAGGTTGAGGCTACATGATGGCAAACTGATCAAGGATCGACGGTACCATCTGCGCACTTACCCCAACTGCTTTGTGGCCCAAGAGCTTACAGACTGGCTGATCAGCAACAAGGAAGCTCCCGATCGGGCCACAGCGGTCTGCCTCATACAACACCTGATGGACCATGACATTGTGCACCATGGTAGGGCACCACAATAGCATCTCTCAGGGGATATAAAATGCATAGTAGGAGCTTTTCCAAGAGCCTATAGCCCTGACACAGGACAAAGT from Coregonus clupeaformis isolate EN_2021a chromosome 12, ASM2061545v1, whole genome shotgun sequence includes:
- the LOC121578249 gene encoding transcription factor MafB — encoded protein: MTAESHTNLGLPKNPLGYVSEFDLMKFDVKKETMQGIDRSFFGPCSELQRPDSVSSTPVSTPCSSVPSSPSYYPDEQRNPDDDLYWTPSTGGYSQQMYPNTFGLTPEDAVEALIGNTVHGHQPTPHGHQQALQAEFEGYGAAHNLNGHAQQYPGLNRQPDALSGPPDMQDMHGQNQYNHNKHDLDCSAPHSPDSQLSAHHLHQQNRHDRRLNVESAFSDDQLVSMSVRELNRHLRGLTKDDVMRLKQKRRTLKNRGYAQSCRYKRVQLKHVLEHEKTSLVTQVEQLKNELNRLARERDAYKLKCEKLTGSNGYHETGSTSDNPSSPEYFM